A part of Myxococcales bacterium genomic DNA contains:
- a CDS encoding TlpA family protein disulfide reductase, translating into MFDPLGDKEVIFDNFKGKWVLLNLWATWCPPCQAEMPSLEILEKNFGDKLTIIALSADDSIEPVLSYIQTHKPSFKVYFDQKKQMTKLLGIDKYPETFLISPEGRFVSQMSGPRDWSSKAAFSYFEHIIK; encoded by the coding sequence ATGTTTGATCCGCTTGGTGATAAAGAAGTAATATTTGATAATTTCAAAGGGAAATGGGTACTGTTGAATTTGTGGGCAACGTGGTGTCCACCGTGTCAGGCCGAAATGCCAAGTTTAGAAATTTTAGAGAAAAATTTCGGAGACAAATTGACAATCATTGCATTGTCAGCAGATGACAGCATTGAGCCAGTACTCAGCTATATTCAAACGCATAAACCAAGCTTCAAAGTGTATTTTGATCAAAAAAAGCAGATGACCAAGTTGCTTGGCATAGATAAATACCCAGAGACTTTTTTGATATCGCCTGAGGGTAGATTTGTTTCTCAAATGAGCGGGCCAAGAGATTGGTCGTCGAAGGCGGCGTTTAGTTATTTTGAGCACATAATAAAATAG
- a CDS encoding phosphotransferase, whose amino-acid sequence MKNNIFPREIIDLYPQLADLVDIVPMEKGLINKTFLATTKKSRYILQEVSPIFDIGIHFDSEKVCNYLSQFNIPVPKINKNKSDELISVYKNKIFRLMDYVDGQSFDFITSPHMAYECGRVVGQFHFHMADFSYAYCSQRRHKGDYGFHTENLIEALKKHGDHDYFSLVNPFAKKMLDKIKFYIENIETTHRHAHGDPKISNILFKDQKAVCLIDFDTLGNSGWSLEMGDALRSWTNPRHEDNIDACVELDLVEQSLRGYTSLMNGLWSVREKKELVLHSQAVSLCLAIRYLTDVLNENYFSFCEKEFSRPAQHNWLRAQAMYYLYEDFLSKQKSIEEIVCDLF is encoded by the coding sequence TTGAAGAACAATATTTTTCCTCGAGAAATTATAGATTTATATCCTCAGCTTGCTGATTTAGTTGATATTGTTCCTATGGAAAAAGGGCTTATCAATAAAACATTTTTAGCAACGACAAAAAAATCCCGCTATATTTTGCAGGAGGTCTCGCCAATTTTTGATATCGGCATACATTTTGATAGTGAAAAAGTTTGTAATTATTTGTCGCAATTTAATATCCCTGTCCCAAAAATAAATAAAAATAAATCAGATGAATTAATTTCTGTTTATAAAAATAAAATTTTTCGATTGATGGATTATGTCGACGGACAAAGTTTCGACTTTATAACTTCCCCTCACATGGCATATGAGTGCGGAAGGGTAGTAGGACAATTTCATTTTCATATGGCTGATTTTTCATATGCATACTGTTCTCAACGTCGCCATAAGGGTGATTATGGTTTTCACACAGAAAATTTAATTGAAGCGTTAAAAAAACATGGAGATCATGATTATTTTTCTTTGGTGAATCCTTTTGCTAAAAAAATGTTAGATAAAATAAAATTTTATATTGAAAACATTGAGACGACTCATCGCCATGCTCATGGTGATCCAAAAATTTCAAACATTTTGTTTAAAGATCAAAAAGCTGTATGTTTGATAGATTTTGATACGCTAGGAAATTCTGGATGGTCGTTGGAAATGGGAGATGCCTTGCGATCGTGGACTAATCCTCGCCATGAAGATAATATCGATGCTTGTGTTGAGCTTGATCTAGTTGAGCAGTCGCTTAGAGGCTATACATCTTTGATGAATGGTTTGTGGAGCGTGAGAGAAAAAAAAGAATTAGTTTTGCACAGCCAGGCAGTAAGTTTATGCCTGGCCATTCGTTACCTCACTGATGTACTTAATGAAAATTATTTTAGTTTTTGTGAAAAAGAATTTTCTCGTCCAGCACAGCACAATTGGCTGCGAGCTCAAGCTATGTATTATTTGTACGAAGATTTTCTATCTAAACAAAAATCAATAGAAGAAATAGTTTGTGATTTATTTTAG
- the ald gene encoding alanine dehydrogenase, which translates to MIIGCPKEVKLFENRVALTPPAVNSLTNLGCKVLVQQGAGLGSFISDEDYRKNGAEIVENAHALWARSDIITKVKEPLAEEFGYFREGQIIYTFLHLAAEPELSEALLEKKVTGIAYETIEENGHLPLLKPMSEVAGRMATQVGAWSLQNLHGGKGILLSGVPGVRKGRVVILGAGVVGKNAAKIALGMGAQVTMLDISPARLEEIDDLFLGQVQTIYSSENSIISQISRADLVIGAVLLAGARAPRLISREMLKEMEKGTVLVDVAVDQGGCMETVRRTTHENPTYMLDGIVHYGVANMPGAVATTSTYALSQVTLPYLLKIAREGLMDAIKNNSSLLKGVNTFKGKVTQSGVATALGKEYFEPLKILL; encoded by the coding sequence ATGATTATCGGTTGTCCTAAAGAAGTAAAACTTTTTGAAAATCGTGTTGCTCTGACACCTCCAGCCGTCAACTCGCTTACAAACCTCGGTTGTAAAGTGCTCGTTCAGCAAGGAGCGGGTTTAGGATCATTTATCAGCGATGAAGACTATCGTAAAAATGGGGCTGAAATTGTAGAAAATGCTCATGCTCTTTGGGCGCGCTCCGATATTATTACCAAAGTAAAAGAACCTTTAGCTGAAGAGTTTGGCTACTTTCGCGAAGGGCAAATAATTTATACTTTTTTGCATCTTGCTGCAGAACCTGAGCTCAGTGAAGCTTTGTTAGAGAAAAAGGTTACTGGAATTGCTTATGAAACAATTGAAGAGAATGGCCACCTGCCTCTTTTGAAACCCATGAGCGAGGTAGCAGGTAGAATGGCAACTCAAGTTGGTGCTTGGAGTTTACAAAATCTTCACGGTGGAAAAGGAATTTTATTGAGCGGAGTTCCAGGCGTACGCAAAGGCCGTGTGGTTATTTTAGGAGCAGGGGTAGTTGGGAAGAATGCGGCTAAAATTGCTCTTGGTATGGGTGCGCAGGTCACCATGCTTGATATTTCTCCAGCTCGTCTCGAAGAAATAGATGATCTTTTTTTGGGGCAAGTACAAACAATCTATTCAAGCGAAAATTCTATTATAAGTCAGATATCCAGAGCTGATCTTGTGATTGGTGCAGTGTTGCTTGCTGGAGCCCGGGCACCTCGACTCATAAGCAGAGAAATGCTTAAAGAAATGGAGAAGGGAACTGTATTGGTGGATGTGGCAGTCGATCAGGGTGGTTGTATGGAGACGGTGAGAAGAACAACTCATGAAAATCCAACCTATATGCTTGATGGCATTGTTCATTATGGCGTTGCCAATATGCCCGGTGCAGTAGCGACTACTTCAACCTACGCTTTGTCTCAAGTTACACTTCCCTATCTATTAAAAATTGCTCGAGAAGGTTTGATGGATGCAATCAAAAATAATTCGTCCTTGCTTAAAGGAGTTAATACATTTAAAGGTAAAGTTACTCAGTCAGGAGTGGCCACAGCTTTAGGCAAAGAGTATTTTGAGCCTTTGAAAATTCTTTTATAA
- a CDS encoding zinc-finger domain-containing protein has product MKKTNTKQTICAQCKKNFELNSVPTSAHPFCSKRCKMIDLGQWLSEKYVLEANNDEANAPLDTEE; this is encoded by the coding sequence ATGAAAAAAACAAACACCAAACAAACAATATGTGCTCAGTGTAAAAAGAACTTTGAGCTTAATAGTGTTCCTACAAGTGCGCATCCATTTTGCTCTAAGCGCTGTAAGATGATCGACCTAGGCCAATGGTTAAGCGAAAAATATGTGTTAGAAGCGAACAACGATGAAGCGAACGCTCCGCTTGATACCGAGGAATAA
- a CDS encoding iron-sulfur cluster assembly accessory protein translates to MAHQEFPIIITEKAKAMAERATKAEGDNEKLFLRISVRGGGCAGLQYNLDIDDQSSHFDVWSQFGELKIASDVFSLRYLANTTVDYQETLEGAGFKFDNPNARRTCGCGSSFS, encoded by the coding sequence ATGGCTCACCAAGAATTTCCTATTATCATCACCGAAAAAGCGAAAGCCATGGCTGAGCGAGCAACCAAAGCTGAAGGTGATAACGAAAAACTTTTTTTGCGTATCAGCGTTAGGGGTGGAGGCTGTGCTGGGCTTCAATACAATCTTGATATTGATGACCAAAGCTCCCACTTCGATGTTTGGAGCCAATTCGGTGAGTTAAAGATAGCAAGCGATGTTTTTAGCCTTCGCTATCTAGCAAATACCACAGTGGACTACCAAGAAACCCTTGAAGGTGCTGGGTTTAAATTCGACAACCCCAATGCAAGAAGAACCTGCGGCTGCGGATCAAGTTTTTCGTGA
- the rpsI gene encoding 30S ribosomal protein S9 — protein MNRFYATGRRKVSAARVWLKKGTGQIVVNGQTLAAYFKREVLQMIIKQPFEATETLGSYDAHITVSGGGLSGQAGAVRHGISRALQRDETQNLGPALKRGGFLTRDARMVERKKYGQPGARKRFQYSKR, from the coding sequence ATGAATCGTTTTTATGCAACTGGTCGTAGAAAAGTTTCGGCAGCTCGAGTTTGGTTGAAAAAAGGCACTGGCCAGATCGTTGTCAATGGGCAGACTTTAGCCGCTTATTTTAAGCGTGAAGTTTTGCAGATGATCATCAAGCAACCTTTTGAGGCAACAGAAACTTTAGGAAGCTATGACGCTCACATTACTGTTAGTGGTGGTGGTCTGTCGGGACAGGCTGGTGCTGTTCGCCATGGTATCTCACGCGCCTTGCAGCGAGATGAGACACAAAATTTGGGTCCAGCATTAAAACGAGGTGGTTTTCTCACCCGTGATGCCAGAATGGTTGAACGTAAAAAATATGGACAACCAGGCGCTCGTAAGCGTTTCCAATATTCGAAACGATAA
- the rplM gene encoding 50S ribosomal protein L13: protein MKTQFASVESVSRQWHLVDAQDQILGRMATRIASVLRGKHKATYTPHVDTGDFIVVVNADKVKVSGAKASDKVYWTHSGYTGSEKGVSFEKQMEKNPTLVIEHAVRGMLPKGPLGRKMFKKLKIYSGANHPHVAQNPTNMSIG from the coding sequence ATGAAGACACAATTTGCAAGTGTGGAATCGGTTTCGAGACAGTGGCACCTAGTAGATGCCCAAGATCAAATTCTTGGAAGAATGGCAACCAGGATTGCTTCTGTGCTTCGTGGAAAGCATAAAGCAACCTATACCCCACATGTCGATACCGGTGATTTTATTGTTGTGGTGAATGCTGATAAAGTAAAAGTTTCTGGTGCTAAAGCGTCTGATAAAGTGTATTGGACACACTCAGGCTATACCGGAAGCGAAAAAGGAGTCTCCTTTGAAAAACAAATGGAGAAAAATCCTACTTTAGTAATCGAACACGCTGTTCGCGGCATGTTGCCAAAAGGTCCACTTGGCCGGAAAATGTTTAAAAAATTGAAGATTTATTCAGGTGCTAACCATCCGCATGTTGCACAAAACCCAACGAATATGAGTATAGGTTGA
- the hemW gene encoding radical SAM family heme chaperone HemW gives MNAYAIYIHVPYCRRRCPYCDFYFVVNKPHKNFAHALLEEWDARSSIWLQGPALSLYFGGGTPSLLAAQEIELLLEFFKNNGALNNDAEITIEANPEDITSEYIKSIKRAGVNRVSLGVQSFHDPLLKILGRKHSGDQAKKAIETILTAGIENISVDMILGVPKEIQEATLKSIDYLVEKVPHISTYLLTIEEGTHFYKKIQNKKMAEPNEDTQVEIYRLVQEKLCSANFIQYDISSYARDGFFSRHNQVYWGLGSYIGLGPSAHSMRFLEGGGICRAHNSASLEQWLLDPKSDLCFKYDQLNAQDALKESLAFGLRNMKLGINPKKLAERHQQQLPQGFFKAMQNMLKNGWLEEKNEEFFISQQGALFADAIMREILCC, from the coding sequence ATGAATGCATATGCAATTTATATACATGTACCCTATTGTCGCAGGCGTTGTCCTTATTGCGACTTTTATTTTGTAGTAAATAAACCACACAAAAATTTTGCTCACGCACTGCTCGAGGAATGGGACGCACGCTCGAGCATATGGTTGCAAGGCCCTGCATTGAGCCTCTATTTTGGTGGTGGGACTCCGTCTTTGTTAGCTGCTCAAGAAATAGAATTATTATTGGAATTTTTTAAGAATAATGGTGCTCTTAACAACGATGCAGAAATAACCATTGAAGCTAACCCTGAAGACATAACTAGTGAATATATAAAATCAATAAAGAGGGCTGGAGTAAATCGTGTGAGCCTGGGGGTGCAGAGTTTCCATGATCCCTTGCTTAAAATTTTGGGCCGAAAGCATAGTGGTGATCAGGCCAAAAAAGCGATTGAAACAATATTGACTGCTGGAATCGAAAATATTTCGGTAGATATGATTCTTGGGGTTCCCAAAGAAATTCAGGAAGCTACATTAAAGAGTATTGATTACTTGGTGGAAAAAGTTCCTCATATCAGCACCTATTTGCTCACTATTGAAGAGGGGACCCACTTTTATAAAAAGATCCAAAATAAGAAAATGGCGGAACCCAACGAAGACACCCAGGTAGAAATTTATCGCCTGGTGCAAGAGAAACTATGCTCGGCTAATTTTATTCAATACGATATTTCAAGCTATGCCCGGGATGGATTTTTTAGCAGACATAATCAAGTTTATTGGGGATTAGGATCCTATATTGGTCTTGGGCCATCAGCTCATTCCATGCGTTTTTTAGAAGGTGGTGGAATTTGTCGGGCTCACAACAGTGCGAGTCTTGAACAATGGCTTTTAGATCCCAAAAGTGATCTTTGTTTTAAATATGATCAATTGAATGCTCAAGATGCTTTAAAAGAGTCTTTGGCTTTTGGCTTGAGGAATATGAAATTAGGAATTAATCCAAAAAAATTAGCTGAGCGCCATCAACAGCAGTTGCCTCAGGGATTTTTCAAAGCAATGCAGAACATGTTGAAAAATGGGTGGTTAGAAGAGAAAAATGAAGAATTTTTTATCAGCCAGCAGGGAGCTTTATTCGCCGATGCCATAATGAGAGAAATTCTTTGCTGTTAG
- a CDS encoding cysteine hydrolase: MLSDNRSEKAILVVDMINEFAHNQGNFFVPSSREIIPYILGELQYFRERNRPVIFCNTVWEKEKAYSSAVIQDLSPRTKELCINKIRPNAFFKTELKSILEQLKVKNLIIVGVPFHTSVLLTAAAAMDHGFLVVVPETCVGSAHEQEYMSALQIINRWQSCEQMKII, encoded by the coding sequence TTGCTGAGTGATAACAGATCAGAGAAGGCGATATTAGTTGTTGATATGATCAATGAGTTTGCCCATAATCAAGGAAATTTTTTTGTTCCATCATCACGAGAAATAATTCCTTATATTCTCGGTGAATTACAATACTTTCGTGAACGCAACCGTCCTGTCATATTTTGTAATACAGTGTGGGAGAAGGAAAAAGCTTATTCCAGTGCTGTTATTCAAGACTTAAGTCCTCGCACAAAAGAATTGTGTATTAATAAAATTCGTCCCAATGCTTTTTTTAAAACAGAATTAAAATCAATTTTAGAACAACTAAAAGTAAAAAATCTTATTATCGTTGGAGTGCCTTTTCATACGAGCGTTCTGCTTACTGCTGCGGCTGCTATGGATCATGGATTTTTAGTAGTGGTACCGGAGACCTGTGTAGGGTCAGCCCATGAACAAGAGTATATGTCAGCTCTCCAAATAATTAATCGATGGCAGTCTTGTGAACAGATGAAAATAATCTAG
- a CDS encoding sigma-70 family RNA polymerase sigma factor translates to MKTPDKKTEMTNELENEDSILEEDFFPVRQKLRPGPPGADALIPSDQDLQDASHILHLVEKGQLETRVPPRDTSKDRIHLTGRQRLSADDEAELAIRVQRYSDLDARNCLVMSNIGLVHLVANQFCRPPVRYEDLVQEGTMGLIRATETFEPNRGVRFSTYSVYWIRAKIQRFLQKIERDDIPVISGAEMLEDEKGKRRRPRARKVSIEHSQEDDQSRNLSELLPSDSKNPESVALQIERDKVIKEVLLGIVEELQDERLHAIIEWRLLAEEPETLTKVGSRVNLSREGARLLEAKMLKLARQRLKKWRKD, encoded by the coding sequence ATGAAAACGCCCGATAAGAAGACCGAAATGACCAATGAACTCGAGAATGAGGATTCCATACTGGAAGAAGACTTCTTCCCTGTGCGCCAAAAACTACGCCCCGGTCCCCCTGGCGCTGATGCACTCATACCATCCGACCAAGATTTACAAGATGCCTCACACATCTTACATCTGGTTGAGAAGGGGCAGCTTGAAACCAGAGTTCCTCCAAGAGACACCAGCAAAGATCGTATCCATTTGACCGGACGCCAAAGACTATCTGCTGATGATGAGGCTGAGCTTGCCATAAGGGTTCAGCGTTACAGCGATCTTGATGCAAGGAATTGCTTGGTGATGTCCAATATAGGACTTGTGCACCTCGTTGCTAATCAGTTTTGTCGCCCACCCGTTCGCTACGAGGATCTCGTGCAAGAAGGTACAATGGGACTTATTCGAGCTACTGAAACCTTTGAGCCTAATCGAGGTGTTCGCTTTTCTACTTACAGCGTCTATTGGATTCGGGCAAAAATTCAGCGCTTTTTACAAAAAATTGAACGTGACGATATCCCAGTTATCAGTGGCGCTGAAATGCTAGAAGACGAAAAAGGAAAACGAAGACGCCCTCGCGCAAGAAAGGTGAGCATAGAACATAGCCAAGAAGATGATCAAAGCCGTAACTTAAGTGAGCTGCTTCCATCGGACTCGAAAAACCCAGAATCAGTAGCTTTGCAAATTGAACGAGACAAAGTTATCAAAGAAGTCTTGCTTGGAATAGTTGAAGAGCTACAAGATGAGCGTCTACATGCAATTATTGAATGGCGTTTATTAGCTGAGGAACCAGAAACACTCACCAAAGTAGGATCTCGCGTAAATCTATCACGAGAAGGAGCACGGCTGTTAGAAGCAAAGATGCTTAAGCTCGCTCGGCAGCGATTAAAAAAATGGCGAAAAGACTAG
- the yidC gene encoding membrane protein insertase YidC codes for MTQFNMVDPGQGPDIKRLLLAVVVSSAILMAYSYFFPQQNAPIAQSKPTPELKKEELRAEAKEVVNEAHAHFAGATSTTTPLVSKEFVVPQSENAFDARTSYKAQISSRGALLSEFVLTDFSQEKPLLSEQDNGSSWLRLTSRNNALSVDENSNYEIVSSDASSILFRFVSSEGLQIDRHYQFHPDGKISEIITWKNLSKVPLKSEFILSAVKDGEAQAEPGLMNPGVQAESLVVKLPKEHEKLSYKDLATQSQSFHNCSYVAFDDQFFISAFLLSENEKIEKVEARVKEINDIRREARFDIHLKPFILMNGEEKSFSYNMFMGPKQVSLLASVRPPLDENIDFGWFGILSRPMLWLLVQIFGFVHNYGIAIILITLIIKLLTYPLTAKSFSSQQSMKVLQPKLKELQGKFGHDRTLLGQKQMELYKQHGVNPVAGCLPMLIQLPIWFAFFQMLRSSVELLDQPFYWWIKDLTRPDQYFVLPVLMGLSMLIQQIFTPPPADQPQMKYVMWAMPIFLTFIMLKMPSGLSLYILTNNLLTILQQIIIKRQSIKVKV; via the coding sequence ATGACACAATTTAACATGGTTGATCCTGGGCAAGGCCCAGATATTAAGCGCCTACTTTTAGCAGTAGTGGTTTCAAGCGCTATCTTGATGGCTTATTCATATTTTTTTCCCCAACAAAATGCTCCTATTGCACAGAGCAAGCCTACTCCTGAGCTGAAAAAAGAAGAGCTAAGGGCTGAAGCAAAAGAAGTAGTAAATGAAGCTCATGCACATTTTGCAGGTGCTACCTCGACTACAACGCCGCTCGTGAGCAAAGAATTTGTTGTACCTCAAAGCGAGAATGCTTTTGATGCAAGAACTTCTTATAAAGCACAGATATCAAGCCGTGGGGCTTTGTTGAGCGAGTTCGTTCTTACAGATTTTAGTCAAGAAAAGCCCCTGCTGAGCGAACAAGACAATGGCTCTTCGTGGTTGAGACTCACATCTAGAAATAATGCTCTTTCTGTTGATGAAAATAGTAACTACGAAATAGTCAGCTCTGATGCTTCGAGCATTCTTTTTCGTTTTGTTAGTAGTGAAGGATTGCAGATTGATCGCCATTATCAATTTCATCCGGATGGAAAAATTTCAGAGATCATCACTTGGAAAAATTTGAGCAAAGTTCCTCTTAAAAGTGAGTTTATTTTAAGTGCAGTTAAAGATGGTGAGGCGCAAGCAGAACCAGGATTGATGAACCCTGGAGTTCAGGCTGAATCTTTGGTTGTGAAGCTACCAAAAGAACACGAAAAGCTTAGCTATAAAGACTTAGCGACCCAATCACAAAGCTTTCATAATTGTTCATATGTAGCCTTTGATGATCAATTTTTCATATCGGCATTTTTGCTCAGCGAGAATGAAAAAATTGAAAAAGTTGAAGCTCGGGTAAAAGAAATCAATGATATTCGCCGAGAAGCTCGATTTGATATTCACCTAAAACCTTTTATTCTCATGAATGGTGAAGAAAAATCTTTTAGCTACAATATGTTCATGGGTCCTAAGCAGGTTTCACTTTTAGCTTCTGTAAGACCTCCTTTAGATGAGAATATTGATTTTGGTTGGTTTGGTATTTTGAGCAGACCAATGCTGTGGTTGCTGGTACAGATCTTTGGCTTTGTACATAATTATGGAATAGCCATTATTTTGATCACTTTGATCATTAAACTTCTTACCTATCCGCTAACTGCAAAATCTTTTTCATCGCAACAGTCCATGAAGGTATTGCAGCCAAAACTCAAGGAATTGCAGGGCAAGTTTGGTCATGATCGAACTTTGTTGGGTCAAAAACAAATGGAGCTTTATAAACAGCATGGTGTAAACCCGGTGGCCGGATGTTTGCCGATGTTGATTCAGCTTCCTATTTGGTTTGCGTTTTTTCAAATGTTGAGAAGTTCTGTCGAGCTGCTTGATCAACCCTTTTATTGGTGGATCAAAGATTTGACGCGTCCAGATCAATATTTTGTGCTTCCCGTATTGATGGGTCTGAGCATGCTGATTCAACAAATTTTCACGCCGCCACCAGCGGATCAGCCGCAGATGAAATATGTCATGTGGGCTATGCCTATTTTCTTAACTTTTATAATGTTAAAAATGCCGTCAGGACTATCTTTATATATCTTGACTAATAACTTGCTAACTATATTGCAGCAGATAATTATTAAAAGACAATCAATTAAAGTGAAGGTGTAG
- a CDS encoding nucleoside triphosphate pyrophosphohydrolase: MRQFKQNKLWRDKAMALLESQGSRVNWRKLEQKEFQQCLKEKLLEESKEVVSASSLEQIVEELADVMEVIEAMAEAYEISMDDIITAKNNKKSKRGGFSDRIYVESTLHPEGSFGEKYCLADPQKYPEIFE; encoded by the coding sequence GTGCGTCAATTCAAACAAAATAAATTGTGGCGTGATAAAGCAATGGCTTTACTAGAATCTCAAGGATCGCGAGTTAATTGGAGAAAGCTTGAGCAAAAAGAATTTCAACAATGCTTAAAAGAAAAACTGCTGGAAGAAAGTAAAGAAGTGGTATCGGCAAGTTCTTTGGAGCAGATAGTTGAAGAGCTGGCGGATGTTATGGAGGTAATTGAGGCCATGGCAGAGGCATATGAAATTTCAATGGATGATATTATTACAGCCAAAAATAATAAAAAATCTAAACGTGGCGGATTTTCAGATCGAATTTATGTTGAAAGTACCCTTCATCCTGAGGGCAGTTTCGGTGAAAAATATTGCTTGGCCGACCCGCAAAAATACCCAGAAATTTTTGAGTAA